One Anaerolineales bacterium genomic region harbors:
- a CDS encoding CPBP family intramembrane metalloprotease, translating to MQSNAAPTETGRGKNILAINMALTVFLTLVFWAIVRFSRVEGLPLYFLQLGLYAVFFLQAWWGLKHERIVPPFNLRRIGEALACSLAGWLFFVVVIQVTGMIRLPEEFAALRNTPAVQIGAKIISTWFFVGLGEEVLFRGYFQNAFRRHATRGTDRQRTAAAVLAVSAFFSLWHLPVRIIWLLAGELDPATLLLSLVIVFLPGLGYAFLYIRSENILLNGLVHGLSDYPLIGMSSQFAPAILLAAIACVELARFRSAKKPDAERSPS from the coding sequence ATGCAATCGAATGCTGCACCGACGGAAACGGGGCGGGGGAAAAACATACTGGCGATCAATATGGCTTTGACCGTCTTCTTGACGCTGGTGTTTTGGGCGATCGTCCGGTTTTCCCGGGTGGAGGGTCTTCCGCTGTATTTTCTGCAGCTCGGCCTCTACGCCGTATTTTTCCTGCAGGCTTGGTGGGGATTGAAACACGAACGGATTGTTCCGCCCTTCAACCTCCGCCGAATTGGGGAAGCGCTGGCCTGCTCGTTGGCCGGCTGGCTGTTCTTTGTGGTCGTAATTCAGGTGACGGGGATGATCCGGCTGCCGGAGGAATTCGCCGCTTTGCGGAACACTCCGGCCGTGCAGATCGGGGCGAAAATCATCAGCACCTGGTTTTTCGTCGGCTTGGGGGAGGAAGTGCTGTTCCGCGGCTATTTCCAGAACGCGTTTCGGCGGCATGCCACGCGGGGAACCGACCGTCAACGGACGGCGGCGGCGGTCCTGGCCGTCAGCGCCTTCTTTTCCCTGTGGCATCTCCCGGTACGAATCATATGGCTCCTCGCCGGAGAGCTGGATCCGGCCACGCTCCTGCTCAGCCTGGTGATCGTGTTTCTGCCTGGGCTTGGGTACGCCTTCCTGTATATCCGGTCCGAGAACATCCTCTTGAACGGATTGGTGCACGGCTTGTCGGACTACCCTTTGATCGGAATGAGTTCGCAATTCGCGCCGGCCATATTGCTGGCGGCCATCGCCTGTGTGGAGCTCGCCCGATTCCGGTCCGCCAAAAAACCCGACGCGGAACGATCGCCTTCTTGA
- a CDS encoding GNAT family N-acetyltransferase — MAACARAGDGRRAHVGGLMWDYFMVACHLDPRVHLRLWQDGGGALAAYAILGEDPSFQCQAAPDWEGAGLEAEALAWAEGRLADLRRSEPGRWGGPLFSGAWRDDERRSRFLEENGFVRREEFDEFVLKRSLADGIPKSRIPEGYRIRAVADSGEASLRADVQREVWSPWPVGRIGGEDYARLMRMDGYDRELDVIAVAPDGTIAAYANGWIDPVNRIGNFGPVGARPAHRRRGLTRAVLWEGMRRMQARGMNRVCISTGISNVPARNLYESIGFREANRVLGYAKPDRGGGSSTPGGGDGGESDRPPETRSRADAERGK, encoded by the coding sequence ATGGCGGCCTGCGCGCGCGCCGGCGATGGACGCCGTGCGCACGTCGGCGGGCTGATGTGGGATTATTTCATGGTGGCGTGCCACCTCGATCCGCGGGTTCACCTCCGGCTTTGGCAGGACGGCGGGGGCGCCCTGGCGGCTTATGCCATCCTCGGAGAGGATCCGTCCTTTCAATGCCAGGCCGCTCCGGATTGGGAGGGAGCCGGCCTGGAAGCGGAGGCGCTGGCCTGGGCGGAGGGGCGCCTGGCCGACCTGCGCCGGAGCGAACCGGGGCGGTGGGGCGGCCCGCTGTTTTCCGGCGCGTGGCGGGATGACGAGCGCCGCAGTAGGTTCCTTGAGGAGAACGGGTTTGTACGGCGCGAAGAATTCGACGAATTCGTTCTGAAGCGTTCTCTGGCGGATGGGATTCCAAAATCCCGGATCCCCGAAGGATACCGGATCCGCGCGGTTGCGGACTCGGGCGAGGCTTCCCTTCGCGCGGACGTCCAGCGCGAGGTATGGTCGCCGTGGCCGGTCGGGCGGATCGGCGGGGAAGATTATGCGCGGCTGATGCGGATGGACGGCTACGACCGGGAGCTCGACGTAATCGCCGTGGCGCCGGACGGAACGATCGCCGCCTACGCCAACGGCTGGATCGATCCGGTCAACCGGATCGGGAATTTCGGCCCGGTGGGCGCACGTCCGGCGCACCGCCGGCGCGGATTGACACGCGCGGTGCTGTGGGAAGGAATGCGCCGCATGCAGGCGCGGGGGATGAACCGCGTATGCATCTCCACCGGTATCTCGAACGTCCCGGCCAGGAATCTCTATGAGTCGATCGGCTTCCGCGAGGCAAATCGGGTTCTCGGATACGCGAAGCCGGACCGGGGCGGCGGATCTTCCACGCCCGGCGGAGGGGACGGCGGCGAATCCGACCGGCCTCCGGAGACGCGCAGCCGGGCGGACGCGGAACGAGGGAAATGA